The following coding sequences are from one Mycoplasma mycoides subsp. capri window:
- a CDS encoding MurR/RpiR family transcriptional regulator — MNIIEKIKQNKINLSPQELKVCDYILTNISDYHNFSVKSICKKLNVQPSVITKTLVKLEIGGLKQLISYLENNSNFFKDETKVSFDNIIDEFENRLEDSLKQLKTNLDINYLKEVVCKILSSKKIILFCTGKTKILANFLFFQLLELNLSVELFSNLFDSRAYNVKQACIIVISTSGNNSKINRYLNFISKRKPNTIIGITSSPILKTDIKVDYHIHGSENNFFINDNRSNPMIEKYKIQYILDLIFLLIINQIDLNNLKFQEKVKTTNLV; from the coding sequence GTGAATATTATTGAAAAGATTAAACAAAATAAAATTAATCTATCTCCACAAGAATTAAAAGTGTGTGATTATATTCTAACTAATATTTCTGATTATCATAATTTTTCTGTTAAATCGATTTGTAAAAAACTAAATGTTCAACCTTCAGTGATTACTAAAACTTTAGTTAAACTTGAAATTGGTGGGTTAAAACAATTAATTTCTTATTTAGAAAATAATTCTAATTTTTTTAAAGATGAAACAAAAGTATCTTTTGATAATATCATAGACGAATTTGAAAATAGATTAGAAGATTCACTAAAACAATTAAAAACTAATTTAGATATTAATTATTTAAAAGAAGTTGTTTGTAAAATTTTATCAAGTAAAAAAATTATTTTATTTTGTACTGGAAAAACTAAAATATTAGCTAATTTTTTATTTTTCCAATTATTAGAATTAAATTTATCTGTTGAATTATTTTCTAATTTATTTGATTCAAGAGCTTATAATGTTAAACAGGCTTGTATTATTGTAATTTCAACTTCAGGAAATAATAGTAAAATTAATCGTTATTTAAACTTTATTTCTAAAAGAAAACCAAATACAATTATTGGAATTACATCTTCACCAATATTAAAAACTGACATAAAAGTTGATTATCATATTCATGGTAGTGAAAACAACTTTTTTATAAATGATAATAGATCTAATCCAATGATAGAAAAATATAAAATTCAATATATTTTAGATCTAATCTTTTTACTAATCATTAATCAAATAGATTTAAATAATTTAAAATTTCAAGAAAAAGTAAAAACAACTAATTTAGTCTAG
- a CDS encoding type IA DNA topoisomerase, whose translation MKVLVLLESPSKIEKIKHYLEESFPENQFVVLASGGHINSIADKGAWGLGIDLETMQPDFVIDSSRKKIISQIKKEGKTADLIILASDPDREGEAIAYHLANLFKDHTNIKRITFNEITSEAITNAFNNLRDIDMNLVNAQISRQILDKIIGYLVSKSLQKSTGLMSAGRVQTPALNILTTRDTLIKNFKEVLYKKIFVIESKRAINLSLVKDKNNVLVNTEKTYYIDEKQAKTIVDELGEVYRCTDYKSTAYETRSFKPYSTAGLLQDGFTKLKLSTSQITLAAQKLYELGYITYIRTDSVKYSSQFINEVKDYISKNYSSDLFKAPVVGKKDQNSQEAHESIRPTNIWLTPEKASLEIEDNLLKRVYNLIWWNSIKSLMKGPSGFNHRWTFNNNGYEFKQSWQEVKDLGYQAIKHSSSDENIELTDDGEEVVKTKDPKPEYQFNDDFEINVSKKYIKIEDAKTNPPKMFNQASLIKELKNLGIGRPSTYNPILTKLKDREYVEFPKSKPIVVTNKGYSANQYLYDHYLDFFNLNYTAEMEEKLDEITKGSFDYVNWLKEIYNALNIKVKKEIGEAKTEAICPRCGANLVYIKSRFNRGRGCSNFTKTKCGYREYEQPDGTWKEYVKEEKPQEESSTETKSTKKSKTKQDSK comes from the coding sequence ATGAAAGTTTTAGTATTATTAGAGTCACCATCAAAAATAGAAAAAATCAAACATTATTTAGAAGAGAGTTTTCCAGAGAATCAATTTGTTGTTTTAGCTAGTGGTGGTCATATTAATAGTATTGCTGATAAGGGAGCTTGAGGACTTGGTATTGATTTAGAAACTATGCAACCTGATTTTGTTATTGATAGTTCTAGAAAAAAGATAATTAGTCAAATTAAAAAAGAAGGAAAGACTGCTGATTTAATTATTTTAGCTTCAGATCCAGATAGAGAAGGAGAAGCTATTGCTTATCATTTAGCTAATTTATTTAAAGATCATACTAATATTAAAAGAATTACATTTAATGAAATTACTAGTGAAGCTATAACTAATGCATTTAATAATTTAAGAGATATTGATATGAACTTAGTAAATGCACAAATTTCAAGACAAATTCTAGATAAAATTATTGGTTATTTAGTTTCTAAATCACTTCAAAAATCTACTGGATTAATGAGTGCTGGAAGAGTACAAACTCCTGCTTTAAATATTCTAACAACAAGAGATACTTTAATTAAAAACTTTAAAGAAGTGCTTTATAAAAAGATTTTTGTAATTGAATCAAAAAGAGCAATTAATTTAAGTTTGGTTAAAGATAAAAATAATGTTTTAGTTAATACTGAAAAGACTTATTATATTGATGAAAAACAAGCAAAAACTATTGTTGATGAATTAGGTGAAGTTTATAGATGTACTGATTATAAATCAACTGCTTATGAAACAAGAAGTTTCAAACCTTATTCAACAGCTGGTTTATTACAAGATGGATTTACTAAACTAAAATTAAGTACTAGTCAAATAACTTTAGCAGCTCAAAAACTATATGAATTAGGTTATATTACATATATTCGTACAGATTCAGTTAAATATTCTTCTCAATTTATAAATGAAGTAAAGGATTATATTTCAAAAAATTATTCTTCTGATTTATTTAAAGCTCCAGTTGTTGGTAAAAAAGATCAAAACAGTCAAGAAGCTCATGAATCAATTAGACCAACAAATATTTGATTAACACCTGAAAAAGCTAGTTTAGAAATTGAAGATAATTTATTAAAAAGAGTTTATAACTTAATTTGATGAAACTCAATTAAATCTTTGATGAAAGGTCCTTCTGGATTTAATCATAGATGAACTTTTAATAATAACGGATATGAGTTTAAACAATCATGACAAGAAGTTAAGGATTTAGGTTATCAAGCAATTAAGCACTCTTCAAGTGATGAAAATATTGAATTAACTGATGATGGTGAAGAAGTTGTTAAAACTAAAGATCCAAAACCAGAGTATCAATTTAATGATGATTTTGAAATTAATGTTTCTAAAAAATATATTAAAATTGAAGACGCTAAAACTAATCCACCTAAAATGTTTAATCAAGCTAGTTTAATTAAGGAGTTAAAAAATTTAGGTATTGGTAGACCATCAACTTATAACCCAATTCTAACTAAATTAAAAGATCGTGAATATGTTGAATTTCCTAAATCAAAACCAATTGTTGTAACAAATAAAGGATATTCAGCTAATCAGTATTTATATGATCACTACTTAGACTTTTTTAACTTAAATTACACTGCTGAAATGGAAGAAAAACTAGATGAAATTACTAAAGGTAGTTTTGATTATGTTAACTGATTAAAAGAAATTTATAATGCTTTAAATATTAAAGTTAAAAAAGAGATTGGTGAAGCTAAAACTGAAGCAATTTGTCCTAGATGTGGTGCTAATTTAGTATATATTAAATCAAGATTTAATAGAGGTAGAGGATGTTCAAACTTCACTAAAACAAAATGTGGTTATAGAGAATATGAACAACCTGATGGAACTTGAAAAGAATATGTTAAAGAAGAAAAACCACAAGAAGAAAGTTCAACTGAAACAAAATCTACTAAAAAATCAAAAACTAAACAAGATAGTAAATAA
- a CDS encoding Vmc-like lipoprotein signal peptide domain-containing protein: MKKLLTILGSLMIGTSSAALVVACNNTNPSQPANKDKDENPSNSGGSEKPGKKDDDKKPGEDKKPDGEKKPTDNYNPKTYPDTIFNRHFVSGNPSSWVGTIHNSSFVNGTPAVRPNGEITPKTPNNTLTWDRVYYDSATGHDIARTYSDKRDAEEEAHRKDHAESSSKITELLFDDTIAEATYKYDLEKRKKESAEFNDAVVRNSDTINGRANWSGVSEEGRRAAEEASDWIIENSDWTNRNNSGNN, from the coding sequence ATGAAAAAATTACTAACAATATTAGGTTCTCTAATGATTGGAACAAGTAGTGCAGCCTTAGTTGTTGCATGTAATAATACTAATCCTAGTCAACCTGCAAATAAAGACAAAGATGAAAATCCATCTAATAGTGGTGGTTCTGAAAAACCTGGTAAAAAAGATGATGATAAAAAACCAGGTGAAGACAAAAAACCTGATGGAGAAAAAAAACCAACTGATAATTATAATCCAAAAACTTACCCAGACACTATTTTTAATAGACATTTTGTAAGTGGTAATCCAAGTTCATGAGTTGGAACCATTCATAATTCAAGTTTTGTAAACGGTACTCCAGCGGTTCGACCTAATGGTGAAATTACCCCAAAAACACCAAATAATACTCTTACTTGAGATAGAGTTTATTATGATAGTGCAACCGGACATGATATAGCTAGAACTTATTCTGATAAAAGAGATGCTGAAGAAGAAGCACATAGAAAAGATCATGCTGAATCTTCTTCAAAAATTACGGAATTATTGTTTGATGATACAATAGCTGAAGCTACTTATAAGTATGATTTAGAAAAACGTAAAAAAGAATCTGCCGAATTTAATGATGCTGTAGTTAGAAATTCTGACACTATTAATGGAAGAGCAAATTGAAGTGGTGTTAGTGAAGAAGGAAGAAGAGCAGCTGAAGAAGCTTCTGATTGAATAATCGAAAACTCTGATTGAACAAATCGTAACAATAGTGGTAACAATTAA
- a CDS encoding aromatic motif membrane protein — MKKNKKYLYVIISLISILLISLVTYFSFSNKNKDIQKIELKLENNKAKWDLFLNYDYVDMLLNLVYKDLKQKDKYIQEQKLLDTNKSLNNLKDYLAYSNGVVANYSYDGAESGQKEKEPLLRKENSKKLDEFLKNNWLWTLFNLDKFEYVLFDISDQFINQRDQASINSQKDSLNYNAFRKIKSNEMQQVVLEQKNNDDYVLYLLSTDWNIFTIDINKKNEKWEVDINSYIHIHPDFYKNLYDPFLHFDLKQYVKGEILHLKNAKDQTHTKYNEQFGGKPLRLALINVDIHTDR, encoded by the coding sequence ATGAAAAAGAATAAAAAATATCTTTATGTAATAATTTCACTAATTTCTATATTACTAATTAGCTTAGTTACTTATTTTTCATTTTCAAACAAGAATAAAGATATTCAAAAAATTGAATTAAAACTAGAAAATAATAAAGCTAAATGAGATCTGTTTTTAAATTATGATTATGTAGATATGCTTTTGAATTTAGTTTATAAAGACTTAAAACAAAAAGATAAATATATTCAAGAACAAAAATTATTAGATACAAATAAATCTTTAAATAATTTAAAAGATTATTTAGCTTATAGTAATGGTGTTGTTGCTAATTATAGTTATGATGGTGCTGAATCTGGACAAAAAGAAAAAGAACCTTTATTAAGAAAAGAAAATAGTAAAAAACTAGATGAGTTTTTAAAAAATAATTGATTATGAACACTTTTTAATCTTGATAAATTTGAATATGTTTTATTTGATATTTCAGATCAATTCATTAATCAAAGAGACCAAGCATCAATTAATTCTCAAAAAGATAGTTTGAACTATAATGCATTTAGAAAAATAAAATCTAATGAGATGCAACAAGTTGTTTTAGAACAAAAAAACAATGATGATTATGTATTATATTTACTTTCAACTGATTGAAATATTTTTACAATTGATATTAATAAAAAAAATGAAAAATGAGAAGTAGATATTAATAGTTATATTCATATTCACCCTGATTTTTATAAAAACCTTTATGATCCATTTTTACATTTTGATTTAAAACAATATGTTAAAGGAGAAATATTGCATTTAAAAAATGCAAAAGATCAAACCCATACTAAATATAATGAACAATTTGGTGGTAAACCATTAAGATTAGCTTTAATAAATGTTGATATTCATACAGATAGATAA
- a CDS encoding aromatic motif membrane protein: MKKNKKTILTYISIFFAIIPFIVIPFLLKVNKNDKDEVFKPVSGFNINVSINDVKENQTKEMIDVLLANTFKNHLAQQEQFIKSQTKENNIKELFLKAKELSEEYKKNQDQNNINKLFDFYSTNWLFLLNNISKFEYKALDFWKLEPVNQHSKDFLKETKKEKLLNKTFNFDDNYFNKYLLGEESKHGTNNIYYLRKDKLIFRLLISKKEPKVVIDKIILFNQSKHNTISLEVISNILHAVIHKDQVHSTFEKEIIGEYNLALLGIFLLGDNYEKE, translated from the coding sequence ATGAAGAAAAATAAAAAAACCATTCTTACTTATATATCAATCTTTTTTGCAATTATTCCTTTTATTGTTATTCCTTTTTTATTAAAAGTAAATAAAAATGATAAAGATGAAGTATTTAAACCTGTTAGTGGATTTAATATTAATGTAAGTATTAATGATGTTAAAGAAAATCAAACTAAAGAAATGATTGATGTTTTATTAGCTAATACTTTTAAAAATCATCTAGCTCAACAAGAACAGTTTATAAAATCACAAACCAAAGAAAACAATATAAAAGAATTATTTTTAAAAGCAAAAGAATTAAGTGAAGAATATAAAAAAAATCAAGATCAAAATAATATAAATAAATTATTTGATTTTTATTCAACAAATTGATTATTTTTACTAAATAACATTTCTAAATTTGAATATAAAGCTTTAGATTTTTGAAAACTAGAACCTGTAAATCAACATAGTAAAGATTTTTTAAAAGAAACTAAAAAAGAAAAATTATTAAATAAAACCTTCAATTTTGATGACAATTATTTTAATAAATATTTACTTGGTGAAGAATCAAAACATGGTACTAATAATATTTATTATCTAAGAAAAGATAAATTAATTTTTAGACTATTAATTTCTAAAAAAGAACCTAAAGTAGTTATTGATAAAATTATTTTATTTAACCAATCAAAACATAATACTATAAGTTTAGAAGTAATATCAAATATACTGCATGCTGTTATTCATAAAGATCAAGTGCACTCAACTTTTGAAAAAGAAATAATTGGTGAATATAATTTAGCATTACTTGGAATATTTCTTTTAGGAGATAATTATGAAAAAGAATAA
- a CDS encoding aromatic motif membrane protein, with translation MKKWLLSSLVVFLIPTTSCSIKNNNKEKIINRQEFKFYDNKNINQLLDLYIKDQQQKQLYTLKQENISDAKVSDLKFVLTFYTVFNSNRSIESVTTHYQQVALKAKKTLQNTLTNDWYWLLKHINQFDFNFNPFDDRYKHFKLEQNLIDYVYKTHNNLLTKINDKYPSEVFVFNINDIKDLDSFKNKQAIYLVYDKSKVLKILKYEINDKTYFQIFTDLLWFKDYKNLKEQLEQIENKIFEKRNDKLNEALKEYIEDLEDNENEEANDQINDKLQDIWDKFIENCQDIISDIDRSLIRQFERSLRMPNNTFLRTFTNKNESINKWKDEQLKNINHFLEKNSNTIMDSEKIKKELEETVNKISEELNSIDFPNTNKNENNEEKIKKDFLEKYKVKNDDLAFYELHAKRQYTDIFIEVLDEINNIKGNEESKNDIDLKVIRYSMRNIYEEK, from the coding sequence ATGAAAAAGTGATTGCTAAGTAGTTTAGTAGTTTTTCTAATTCCAACTACTAGTTGTAGTATAAAAAACAATAATAAAGAAAAAATTATTAATAGACAAGAATTTAAGTTTTATGACAATAAAAATATTAATCAATTATTGGATTTATATATAAAAGATCAACAACAAAAACAACTTTATACTTTAAAACAAGAAAACATTAGTGATGCTAAGGTTAGTGATTTAAAATTTGTTTTAACTTTTTATACTGTTTTTAATAGTAATAGAAGTATTGAATCAGTAACAACTCACTACCAACAAGTAGCTTTAAAAGCTAAAAAAACTTTACAAAACACCTTAACTAATGATTGGTATTGATTATTAAAACATATTAATCAATTTGATTTTAATTTTAATCCCTTTGATGATAGATATAAACATTTTAAATTAGAACAAAATCTAATTGATTATGTATATAAAACTCATAATAATTTATTAACTAAAATTAATGATAAATATCCAAGTGAAGTTTTTGTTTTTAACATTAATGATATTAAAGATCTAGACAGTTTCAAAAATAAACAAGCTATTTACTTAGTTTATGATAAGTCTAAAGTTTTAAAGATCTTAAAATATGAAATTAATGATAAAACTTATTTTCAAATATTTACTGATCTTTTGTGATTTAAAGATTATAAAAATCTAAAAGAACAATTAGAACAAATTGAAAACAAAATTTTTGAAAAAAGAAATGATAAGTTGAATGAAGCTTTAAAAGAATATATTGAAGATTTAGAAGATAATGAAAACGAAGAAGCAAATGATCAAATAAACGATAAACTTCAAGACATTTGAGACAAGTTTATTGAAAATTGTCAAGATATTATTTCAGATATAGATAGAAGTCTAATAAGACAATTTGAACGTAGTTTAAGAATGCCAAACAACACTTTTCTTAGAACCTTTACAAATAAAAATGAATCAATAAATAAATGAAAAGATGAACAATTAAAAAATATTAATCACTTTTTAGAAAAAAATTCTAATACTATAATGGATAGTGAAAAAATTAAAAAAGAATTAGAAGAAACTGTTAATAAAATAAGTGAAGAGCTAAATAGTATTGATTTTCCTAACACTAATAAAAATGAAAATAATGAAGAAAAAATAAAAAAGGATTTTTTAGAAAAATATAAAGTAAAAAATGATGATTTAGCATTTTATGAACTTCATGCAAAACGCCAATATACAGATATTTTTATAGAAGTTTTAGATGAAATTAATAATATAAAAGGAAATGAAGAAAGTAAGAATGATATAGATTTAAAAGTAATTAGATATAGTATGAGAAATATTTATGAAGAAAAATAA
- a CDS encoding ABC transporter ATP-binding protein encodes MNDILKINHLTKIFTDTNRGVNDINMSVKSGSFHAFIGENGAGKTTTIKTIIGAFSKYEGEVLINNINIKKAQAKSYIGYVPEVAIFPKELTTIQYLTYLGFLSKLDKKEVEHKIKEFLEMFNISNLINEKPYNFSSGQKKKILLIQALLHNPKLLILDEPAANLDPTARYELFSFLKKINEKENISILISSHNLSEIDKYVDSLTLIHKGKVLYSGVKTKNLEDIFYEKVIAK; translated from the coding sequence ATGAATGACATTTTAAAAATCAATCATTTAACTAAAATATTTACTGATACTAATAGAGGTGTTAATGATATTAATATGAGTGTTAAAAGTGGAAGTTTTCATGCTTTTATTGGAGAAAATGGAGCAGGTAAAACTACAACTATTAAAACTATAATTGGAGCTTTTAGTAAATATGAAGGAGAAGTTTTAATTAATAATATTAATATTAAAAAAGCACAAGCTAAATCATATATTGGTTATGTTCCTGAAGTTGCAATTTTTCCAAAAGAACTAACAACAATTCAATATTTAACTTATTTAGGGTTCTTATCAAAATTAGATAAAAAAGAAGTTGAACATAAAATCAAAGAGTTTTTAGAAATGTTTAACATTAGTAATTTAATTAATGAAAAACCTTATAATTTTTCTTCAGGACAAAAGAAAAAAATTTTATTAATTCAAGCTTTATTACATAATCCTAAACTTTTAATTTTAGATGAACCTGCTGCTAATTTAGATCCAACAGCAAGATATGAACTATTTTCTTTTTTAAAAAAAATTAATGAAAAAGAAAATATTTCTATTTTAATTAGTTCACATAACTTATCTGAAATTGATAAATATGTTGATTCATTAACTTTAATTCATAAAGGAAAAGTTTTATATTCGGGAGTTAAAACTAAGAATTTAGAGGACATCTTTTATGAAAAAGTGATTGCTAAGTAG
- a CDS encoding ABC transporter permease, translating to MKISIFKYSQFAFFTILYKKSSYLLPIFTLIFSTIIGLIFKFVIDEKYLALSSYLYIFLLLIITVIFSAIKSLNIFKDLDQEGLEIISFSKPISRNNLILGKLLCLSFYGLIWSSILLVSALVSLYANYSFITLVLTSLLLWFVGLITYLLISLITAILSYKLTQKIALTIPLVLFIFLSIIGMVLSSNTTSNLNKVGYYLNQKYPYHHSNNQLNSEAYFINNKDELLVIPNGSENKEFNDEQVKYLKKATEVSNNSSTLWTTYSWFSIPYQLINVFNFKNKNIFNQFSNSSSNLNNFIYYNDLDDISYKYKLVKNASYNKYSVLKDDKPVEMYAVPGLLQSHTILSSNNINNKNINSRSRDIIYARKNANDINTNFIEDENDFSRENNLVGVLKWNNVFQVLNDKTFNQIAKRFVNNFIKQHINLKEYQTIKDKNNYFNNLHNKLIDEISKYLNNDKSEINNYQNSNLTIFDSRAIIDKKLESVYEKQLYLATSLMNYIYFNYQNSVLLQALLKDVNKKDSYLDSQIKIKIFDHDYYIGGYDKYEKIIYEDKKENGKETKIKIRYKLTESKTNFLFNSSPSLFAITRDKQIFNKNILFGIWIIVVGLLFYLVFYMYVRKDYK from the coding sequence ATGAAAATATCAATATTTAAATACTCTCAATTTGCTTTTTTTACAATTTTATATAAAAAGAGTTCATATCTTTTACCTATATTTACTCTAATATTTTCAACTATTATAGGATTGATATTTAAATTTGTTATTGATGAAAAATATTTAGCATTATCAAGTTATTTATATATATTTTTATTACTAATTATTACTGTTATTTTTAGTGCAATTAAATCATTAAATATCTTTAAAGATTTAGATCAAGAAGGATTAGAAATCATTAGTTTTTCAAAACCAATTTCAAGAAATAATTTAATATTAGGAAAATTATTGTGTTTAAGTTTTTATGGGTTAATTTGATCAAGTATTTTATTAGTTAGTGCTTTAGTTAGTTTATATGCTAATTACTCATTTATAACTTTAGTACTAACTAGTTTATTGTTATGATTTGTAGGATTAATTACTTATTTATTAATTAGTTTAATAACAGCTATTTTAAGTTATAAGTTAACTCAAAAAATAGCCTTAACTATTCCTTTAGTTTTATTTATATTTTTATCAATTATAGGAATGGTTTTATCAAGTAATACAACTTCAAATTTAAATAAAGTAGGATATTATTTAAATCAAAAATATCCATATCATCATTCAAATAATCAATTAAATTCAGAAGCTTATTTTATTAATAATAAAGATGAGTTATTAGTAATTCCAAATGGTAGTGAAAATAAAGAGTTTAATGATGAACAAGTTAAATATTTAAAAAAAGCAACAGAAGTTTCTAACAACTCTTCAACTTTATGAACAACTTATTCTTGATTTTCTATACCTTATCAATTAATTAATGTTTTTAATTTTAAAAATAAAAATATCTTTAATCAATTTAGTAATTCTAGTTCTAATTTAAATAATTTTATTTATTATAATGATTTAGATGATATTTCTTATAAGTATAAATTAGTTAAAAATGCTAGTTATAACAAGTATAGTGTTTTAAAAGATGATAAGCCAGTTGAAATGTATGCAGTACCTGGGTTATTACAATCTCACACAATACTTTCAAGTAATAATATTAATAATAAAAATATTAACTCTAGATCTAGAGATATTATTTATGCTAGAAAAAATGCTAATGACATTAACACTAATTTTATTGAAGATGAAAATGATTTTTCAAGAGAAAACAATTTAGTTGGAGTTTTAAAATGAAATAATGTTTTTCAAGTTTTAAACGATAAAACATTTAATCAAATTGCTAAAAGATTTGTTAATAATTTTATTAAACAACATATTAATTTAAAAGAATATCAAACTATTAAAGATAAAAATAACTATTTTAATAACTTACATAATAAATTAATTGATGAAATTTCTAAATATTTAAATAATGATAAATCAGAAATTAATAATTATCAAAACTCTAATTTAACTATTTTTGATTCAAGAGCAATTATTGATAAAAAACTAGAGTCAGTTTATGAAAAACAATTATATTTAGCTACAAGCTTAATGAATTATATTTATTTTAATTATCAAAATTCAGTTTTACTACAAGCTTTATTAAAAGATGTTAATAAAAAAGATAGTTATTTAGATTCTCAAATTAAAATTAAAATCTTTGATCATGATTATTATATTGGTGGATATGATAAATATGAAAAAATAATTTATGAAGATAAAAAAGAAAACGGCAAAGAAACAAAAATTAAAATTCGATATAAATTAACAGAAAGTAAAACAAACTTTTTATTTAACTCTTCACCTAGTTTATTTGCAATAACTAGAGATAAACAAATTTTTAATAAAAATATTTTATTTGGAATATGAATTATTGTAGTTGGTTTATTATTTTATTTAGTGTTTTATATGTATGTTAGAAAGGATTATAAATAG
- a CDS encoding aromatic motif membrane protein yields the protein MFKLKKSLSLVLLSIFPILSFAAISCSNNKNQDINNLSIKKDEKKDSWNQFVQREYVNQILSIAFNNDNEKIKQYKEEQFNINDKEMLSTLNKYLTYANNINAGYGTDGDNITGDDPYPVKEYGNKLYDFFNKNWLWTLYNLDKFNFVLYDVYNGFNGNVSKLGEEAEKNAVDYGLFKTMHSNNISQFAITKSNSISGKLIYYNFYLLTEDWNILEINIEKNPDKFKFIAYANIYPRLTKNKLDREVFILDEYANAVLSVAKDRTSQAMNNFNAKFGGKPLRYVMFEVNSKYLNK from the coding sequence ATGTTTAAACTTAAAAAAAGTTTGTCTTTAGTTTTACTATCTATTTTTCCTATCTTAAGTTTTGCTGCTATATCTTGTTCTAATAATAAAAATCAAGACATTAATAATTTATCTATTAAAAAAGATGAAAAAAAAGATAGTTGAAATCAATTCGTACAACGTGAATATGTGAATCAAATTTTAAGTATAGCTTTTAATAATGACAATGAAAAAATTAAACAATACAAAGAAGAACAATTTAATATTAATGATAAAGAAATGTTATCTACTTTAAATAAATACTTAACTTATGCTAATAATATTAATGCAGGTTATGGTACTGATGGAGATAATATTACAGGTGATGATCCTTACCCTGTTAAAGAATATGGTAATAAACTATATGACTTTTTTAATAAAAACTGATTATGAACTTTATATAATTTAGATAAATTTAATTTTGTATTATATGATGTTTATAATGGTTTTAATGGTAATGTAAGTAAGCTAGGTGAAGAAGCTGAAAAGAATGCTGTTGATTATGGATTGTTTAAAACAATGCATTCTAATAACATCTCTCAATTTGCTATAACAAAAAGCAACTCAATATCTGGTAAATTAATTTATTATAATTTTTATTTATTAACTGAAGATTGAAATATTTTAGAAATAAACATTGAAAAAAATCCAGATAAGTTTAAATTTATTGCATATGCTAACATTTATCCAAGATTAACTAAAAACAAGCTTGATAGAGAAGTGTTTATTTTAGATGAATATGCTAATGCAGTACTAAGTGTTGCAAAAGACAGAACATCTCAAGCAATGAATAATTTCAATGCAAAATTTGGTGGAAAACCATTAAGATATGTAATGTTTGAAGTAAATAGTAAATATCTAAACAAATAG